From one Actinomyces sp. Marseille-P3109 genomic stretch:
- a CDS encoding LacI family DNA-binding transcriptional regulator, with the protein MSDVARLAGVSAQTVSRVAAGSEHVRPDTRERVLRAMNQLGYSPNRAAQALRRGSFKTIGVLTQQIQRTGEALTTAGVLEAATAADYAVNLVQVEHPASDDLREAVYRLSHQAIDGLVVVQAGRAGREQLVLPPSMPVAVSDSTLVDYYPSASADQVGGVRDAVEHLLELGHRTVHHVSGPEDSQSSLIRRATWVRCLQEAGREVPEPVPGGWEAAAGYEAGLHLAADPEVTAIFCANDELALGLIRAMHEQGRRVPQDVSVVGFDGLAVGEYSFPPLTTVRQDFKRHGREMVGLVLEQVASRTLDGSRSIIIPTEFIVRGSTAPPAP; encoded by the coding sequence ATGAGCGATGTGGCTCGCCTGGCCGGTGTCTCGGCCCAGACGGTCTCGCGCGTGGCGGCGGGATCGGAGCACGTCCGGCCCGACACCCGCGAGCGGGTCCTGCGGGCGATGAACCAGCTCGGCTACTCCCCCAACCGCGCCGCACAGGCCCTGCGCCGCGGCTCGTTCAAGACGATCGGCGTGCTGACCCAGCAGATCCAGCGCACCGGGGAGGCGCTGACCACCGCGGGCGTGCTGGAGGCGGCCACTGCCGCCGATTACGCCGTCAACCTCGTCCAGGTGGAGCACCCCGCCTCCGACGACCTGCGCGAGGCCGTCTACCGGCTCTCTCACCAGGCCATCGATGGGCTTGTCGTCGTGCAGGCCGGGCGGGCCGGGCGCGAGCAGCTGGTACTGCCCCCCTCGATGCCGGTGGCGGTCTCGGACTCGACGCTCGTGGACTACTACCCCTCGGCCAGCGCCGACCAGGTCGGCGGGGTGCGCGACGCCGTCGAGCACCTCCTGGAGCTGGGGCACCGCACCGTCCACCACGTGAGCGGCCCCGAGGACTCCCAGTCCAGCCTCATCCGCAGGGCCACCTGGGTCCGCTGCCTGCAGGAGGCGGGGCGGGAGGTTCCTGAGCCGGTGCCCGGCGGGTGGGAGGCCGCGGCGGGCTACGAGGCCGGCCTGCACCTGGCCGCCGACCCGGAGGTGACGGCCATCTTCTGCGCCAACGACGAGCTGGCCCTGGGCCTTATCCGGGCGATGCACGAACAGGGCAGGCGTGTGCCGCAGGACGTCTCGGTCGTCGGCTTCGACGGCCTGGCCGTGGGCGAGTACAGCTTCCCGCCGCTGACCACCGTGCGTCAGGACTTCAAGCGGCACGGCCGCGAGATGGTGGGCCTCGTGCTGGAGCAGGTGGCCTCCAGGACACTGGACGGAAGCCGCAGCATCATCATCCCCACTGAATTCATCGTGCGCGGCTCAACCGCTCCGCCGGCGCCCTGA
- a CDS encoding MFS transporter, which produces MSSESAGKKAGAPTAGAGLEAASERKYLKWHNKVGYGSGDVAGNVVYVLLSAFVMIYLTDTAGLNAGIVGTLMMISKLFDGFSDIIFGALLDRTNTRMGKARPWMLWGFVGCSAMIIAIFAIPTSLGDTAKYAWFFIAYTLLNAVFYTANNIAYSSLTALITRNGAERVQMGSIRFMFAFGTNLLIQSVTVGGVALFGGGAVGWRTMAIIYALLGLAVNTLSVLSVKELPPEELEGKGEGEPKEDKLSVAESAKMLVSNKYYLIILIVFLLTQIFTAMLNMGIYFMKYILGDENLLGTFAWAINIPLIVGLMITPLVVSRFGGMYRINIVGYVIATLGRLGVLVAAYVHNVPLMLILSGIAALGMSSLQGTLNALIAEASENTWLRTGKRIDGLMFSCTSLGVKVGGGIGTAVSGWLLSASGYDGHLSVQPGSAIQMIYIMYVWLPLIANALILFLLTRLDVEKVNTRLKEEADARAEVEAGAGAAGGDCAALGEAGEAVRSDADGTAGAVESPAIAAVGAEVSDDDAEGGGSGSAG; this is translated from the coding sequence ATGAGCAGCGAGTCTGCCGGCAAGAAGGCCGGCGCCCCCACCGCAGGAGCCGGCCTGGAGGCGGCCAGCGAGAGAAAGTACCTGAAGTGGCACAACAAGGTGGGCTACGGATCGGGCGATGTCGCCGGCAACGTCGTCTACGTGCTCCTGTCCGCCTTCGTCATGATCTACCTGACGGACACCGCCGGGCTCAACGCGGGCATCGTCGGTACCCTCATGATGATCTCGAAGCTTTTCGACGGCTTCTCCGACATCATCTTCGGGGCGCTGCTGGACCGCACCAACACGCGGATGGGTAAGGCCCGCCCGTGGATGCTGTGGGGGTTCGTGGGCTGCTCCGCCATGATCATCGCGATCTTCGCGATCCCCACGAGCCTGGGGGACACCGCCAAGTACGCCTGGTTCTTCATCGCGTACACGCTGCTCAACGCCGTGTTCTACACGGCCAACAACATCGCCTACTCCTCACTGACCGCGCTCATCACCCGCAACGGGGCCGAGCGCGTCCAGATGGGCTCCATCCGCTTCATGTTCGCCTTCGGGACGAACCTGCTCATCCAGAGCGTCACCGTGGGCGGCGTGGCCCTGTTCGGCGGCGGCGCCGTCGGCTGGCGGACCATGGCGATCATCTACGCGCTGCTCGGCCTGGCGGTCAACACGCTCTCGGTGCTCTCGGTCAAGGAGCTGCCGCCCGAGGAGCTGGAGGGCAAGGGTGAGGGCGAGCCCAAGGAAGACAAGCTCTCGGTCGCGGAGTCGGCCAAGATGCTCGTGTCCAACAAGTACTACCTCATCATCCTCATCGTCTTCCTGCTCACCCAGATCTTCACGGCCATGCTCAACATGGGCATCTACTTCATGAAGTACATCCTGGGGGACGAGAACCTGCTGGGGACCTTCGCGTGGGCCATCAATATTCCGCTCATCGTGGGGCTCATGATCACGCCGCTGGTGGTGAGCCGGTTCGGAGGCATGTACCGGATCAACATCGTCGGCTATGTCATCGCGACCCTCGGGCGGCTCGGGGTGCTTGTGGCGGCCTACGTGCACAACGTCCCGCTCATGCTGATCCTCTCCGGGATCGCGGCCCTGGGCATGAGCTCGCTGCAGGGCACGCTCAACGCCCTGATCGCCGAGGCCTCGGAGAACACCTGGCTGCGCACCGGCAAGCGCATCGACGGGCTCATGTTCTCCTGCACGTCGCTCGGCGTGAAGGTGGGTGGCGGTATCGGCACGGCCGTCTCCGGGTGGCTGCTGTCCGCGTCCGGCTACGACGGGCACCTGAGCGTCCAGCCGGGATCGGCCATCCAGATGATCTACATCATGTACGTGTGGCTCCCGCTCATCGCCAACGCGCTCATCCTCTTCCTGCTCACCCGGCTCGACGTCGAGAAGGTCAACACCCGGCTCAAGGAGGAGGCCGACGCTCGGGCCGAGGTGGAGGCCGGCGCCGGGGCGGCCGGTGGGGACTGCGCGGCCTTGGGCGAGGCCGGTGAAGCCGTCCGTTCCGACGCCGACGGCACCGCTGGTGCTGTCGAGAGTCCGGCCATCGCGGCCGTAGGCGCTGAAGTCTCCGATGACGACGCAGAGGGCGGTGGTTCGGGCTCGGCCGGATGA
- a CDS encoding glycoside hydrolase family 2 TIM barrel-domain containing protein, giving the protein MIVPRYFEDLGVLHEHTLPPRSYYVPASRPIATSPWRREDSDRFHLLSGQWAFRYLPSIHELTEAFWEQGAPEAAGESGEPGPAAVPEGFTMIQVPSTWQHLGYDAHQYTNVRYPIPFDPPHVPQDNPCGAYIRDFEYAPDAAAPSTYLTFEGVDSCFYVWLNGTYVGYSQVSHASAEFDVTEIIRPGANRLAVLVLKWCDGTYLEDQDKFRTSGIFRDVYLLSRPAAVLFDYVTTTSLGPVVGTGFDAGPATAVVKIQGAYRGGAVPTRVELIDRDGSVVASGDLETFAGDDGYTHRARLSVEGPRLWSAEDPYLYTLVITTPDEVITDRVGIREVEVSDAVVRLNGRPITLRGVNRHDSDPATGPVVDLEHMQWDLRLMKEHNINAVRSSHYPNDPRFYQLCDEHGFYVMSEADNESHGTQSRFLADPSWDNQVEHWNEPIADNPEWTEAAVDRMRLCVHREKNRPSIISWSAGNECSYGCTLEAALMWAKDFDPTRLTHYESSYYRDSKRRYDYSCIDLYSRMYPGIEEIRDYLDSDPDKPFILVEYCHAMGNGPGDLEDYWEIIRADERMCGGFVWEWCDHAVTAGTTDDGRPVYLYGGDHDEAVHDGNFCVDGLVSPDRVPHPGLAELKNVQRPARVVEYDQDEGLLTIHNDLDHTDLSQYLRISYEVRCDGVVVDREDLDLLEPVPPYTSVMLRCEPNVPPAGRCHLLVTYRLTRPDSLLAAGHILGFDEIPLRNADKRHRWAAALANRPIGGTRLPVKREGTRIEAEAVGLRCAIDTRTGLPASLSTEDRELLERPVELNIWRAPTDNDRHVRLEWERAHYHQATARAYGVDVEEEPGRVTISADVGLVAPSVQPALRGRLVWTLTDDGVLSLSLRLRRALGFPSLPRLGLRLFLPEAMNQVDYYGLGPQESYIDKHHASHHGAFSADVVDLHEDYIRPQENGSHADCNKVTISGGGLSLAVVGQTPFSFNASRYTQEELAARRRNTDLTPSGSTVLCLDAAMAGIGSNSCGPALRPRYQVDSQELGMELHLLLNTLNHTSTHNEVKP; this is encoded by the coding sequence ATGATCGTTCCTAGATACTTCGAGGACCTCGGCGTCCTTCATGAGCACACGCTGCCGCCGCGCTCCTACTACGTGCCCGCCTCCCGTCCCATCGCCACCAGTCCCTGGAGGCGGGAGGACTCCGACCGCTTCCACCTGCTCAGCGGGCAGTGGGCCTTCCGCTACCTGCCCAGCATCCACGAGCTCACCGAGGCCTTCTGGGAGCAGGGCGCCCCCGAGGCCGCCGGCGAAAGCGGTGAACCCGGCCCTGCCGCCGTCCCGGAGGGCTTCACCATGATTCAGGTGCCCAGCACCTGGCAGCACCTGGGCTATGACGCCCACCAGTACACCAACGTGCGCTACCCCATCCCCTTCGACCCGCCCCACGTCCCCCAGGACAACCCCTGCGGCGCCTACATCCGCGACTTCGAGTACGCCCCGGATGCCGCCGCTCCCAGCACCTACCTGACCTTCGAGGGCGTGGACTCCTGCTTCTACGTCTGGCTCAACGGCACCTACGTCGGCTACAGCCAGGTCTCCCACGCATCCGCCGAGTTCGACGTCACCGAGATCATCCGCCCCGGCGCCAACCGCCTGGCCGTGCTGGTCCTCAAGTGGTGCGACGGCACCTACCTGGAGGACCAGGACAAGTTCCGCACCAGCGGCATCTTCCGCGACGTCTACCTCCTGAGCCGCCCGGCCGCCGTCCTGTTCGACTACGTCACCACGACCTCGCTCGGCCCGGTGGTCGGCACCGGATTCGACGCCGGCCCGGCCACCGCCGTCGTCAAGATCCAGGGAGCCTACCGGGGCGGGGCCGTCCCCACCCGCGTGGAGCTCATCGACCGCGACGGCTCGGTGGTCGCATCCGGCGACCTGGAGACCTTCGCCGGCGACGACGGCTACACCCACCGGGCCCGCCTGAGCGTCGAGGGCCCCCGTCTGTGGAGCGCCGAGGACCCCTACCTCTACACCCTGGTCATCACCACGCCCGACGAGGTCATCACCGACCGGGTGGGCATCCGCGAGGTCGAGGTGAGCGACGCCGTCGTCCGCCTCAACGGCAGGCCCATCACCCTGAGGGGCGTCAACCGGCACGACTCCGACCCCGCCACCGGGCCCGTCGTCGACCTGGAGCACATGCAGTGGGACCTGCGCCTGATGAAGGAGCACAACATCAACGCGGTGCGCAGCTCCCACTACCCCAACGACCCGCGTTTCTACCAGCTGTGCGACGAGCACGGCTTCTACGTCATGTCCGAGGCGGACAACGAGAGCCACGGCACCCAGAGCCGCTTCCTGGCCGACCCCTCCTGGGACAACCAGGTCGAGCACTGGAACGAGCCCATCGCCGACAACCCCGAGTGGACCGAGGCCGCCGTCGACCGCATGAGGCTGTGCGTCCACCGCGAGAAGAACCGCCCCAGCATCATCTCCTGGTCCGCCGGCAACGAGTGCTCCTACGGCTGCACCCTTGAGGCCGCCCTCATGTGGGCCAAGGACTTCGACCCCACGCGGCTGACCCACTACGAGAGCTCCTACTACCGCGACTCCAAGCGGCGCTACGACTACTCCTGCATCGACCTGTACAGCCGCATGTACCCCGGCATTGAGGAGATCCGCGACTACCTGGACTCCGACCCGGACAAGCCCTTCATCCTCGTGGAGTACTGCCACGCCATGGGCAACGGTCCCGGCGACCTCGAGGACTACTGGGAGATCATCCGGGCCGACGAGCGCATGTGCGGCGGCTTCGTGTGGGAGTGGTGCGACCATGCGGTCACCGCCGGGACCACCGACGACGGCCGGCCGGTCTACCTCTACGGAGGCGACCACGACGAGGCCGTCCACGACGGCAACTTCTGCGTCGACGGACTCGTCTCGCCCGACCGCGTCCCCCACCCCGGCCTGGCCGAGCTCAAGAACGTCCAGCGCCCCGCCCGCGTCGTCGAGTACGACCAGGACGAGGGTCTGCTCACCATCCACAACGACCTGGACCACACCGACCTGTCCCAGTACCTGCGCATCTCCTACGAGGTGCGCTGCGACGGCGTCGTCGTGGACCGGGAGGACCTCGATCTCCTCGAACCCGTCCCGCCGTACACGAGCGTCATGCTGCGCTGCGAGCCGAACGTCCCGCCGGCGGGGCGCTGCCACCTGCTGGTCACCTACCGGCTCACGCGCCCCGACTCGCTGCTGGCCGCCGGCCACATCCTGGGCTTCGACGAGATCCCGTTGCGCAACGCCGACAAGCGCCACCGATGGGCCGCCGCGCTCGCGAACCGTCCCATCGGGGGGACCCGGCTGCCGGTCAAACGCGAAGGGACCCGGATCGAGGCCGAGGCCGTGGGCCTGCGCTGCGCCATCGACACGCGCACCGGCCTGCCCGCGTCCCTGAGCACGGAGGACCGCGAGCTCCTGGAACGCCCGGTCGAGCTCAACATCTGGCGGGCGCCCACCGACAACGACCGCCACGTGCGCCTGGAATGGGAACGCGCCCACTACCACCAGGCCACAGCCCGCGCCTACGGCGTCGACGTCGAGGAGGAGCCCGGGCGCGTCACCATCAGCGCCGACGTCGGCCTCGTGGCGCCCTCGGTCCAACCCGCCCTGCGCGGGCGGCTCGTCTGGACCCTCACCGACGACGGCGTCCTGAGCCTGAGCCTGCGGCTGCGCCGGGCGCTGGGCTTCCCCAGCCTGCCGCGCCTGGGGCTGCGCCTCTTCCTGCCCGAGGCCATGAACCAGGTCGACTACTACGGCCTGGGTCCGCAGGAGAGCTACATCGACAAGCACCACGCCAGCCACCACGGGGCCTTCAGCGCCGACGTCGTCGACCTCCACGAGGACTACATCCGGCCCCAGGAGAACGGCAGCCACGCCGACTGCAACAAGGTCACCATCTCCGGAGGCGGCCTGAGCCTGGCGGTTGTCGGGCAGACCCCGTTCTCCTTCAACGCCTCCCGCTACACGCAGGAGGAGCTGGCCGCCCGACGTCGCAACACCGACCTGACGCCGTCGGGAAGCACGGTCCTGTGCCTGGACGCCGCGATGGCCGGCATCGGATCCAACAGCTGCGGCCCCGCTCTGCGGCCCCGCTACCAGGTCGACAGCCAGGAGCTGGGGATGGAGCTCCATCTCCTGCTCAACACCCTCAACCACACCAGCACTCACAACGAGGTGAAGCCATGA